A stretch of the Sulfurospirillum sp. UCH001 genome encodes the following:
- a CDS encoding aminotransferase class IV, whose translation MSCVIKSISPCFETLKAVNGEIAHLAFHQARFDKTRSELYGSCQKIVLSEHLNPPKEALYRIRVEYAQEIMKIEYIPYTPRHFEKFSLVETDIDYKYKYCDRDALNKHLRPDVDDVLFMCNGKLQDTSIANIALLIDGKWQTPHHPLLEGTTRARLLASGMLQSAHLDIKSLQKAEKFAIMNALIGFKIIDNVLWIKE comes from the coding sequence ATGAGCTGTGTGATAAAGTCTATATCCCCGTGTTTTGAAACGCTTAAAGCGGTGAATGGTGAAATCGCACATCTTGCATTTCATCAAGCCCGATTTGATAAAACACGCTCTGAGCTTTATGGATCTTGCCAGAAAATAGTTCTTTCTGAACATCTTAATCCTCCTAAAGAGGCTTTATACCGTATACGTGTGGAGTATGCACAAGAGATAATGAAAATAGAGTACATTCCCTATACACCTCGCCATTTTGAGAAATTTTCATTGGTTGAGACAGACATTGACTATAAGTATAAATATTGCGATAGAGATGCGTTAAATAAACATCTTAGACCAGATGTCGATGATGTACTTTTTATGTGTAATGGAAAGCTTCAAGATACGAGTATCGCAAATATTGCTCTGCTCATTGATGGGAAATGGCAAACGCCTCATCATCCGCTTTTAGAAGGGACAACAAGGGCTCGTTTGCTTGCAAGTGGAATGTTGCAAAGCGCGCATTTAGACATTAAAAGCCTTCAAAAAGCCGAGAAATTTGCTATAATGAATGCACTTATAGGATTTAAAATCATTGATAATGTATTATGGATAAAGGAATAA
- a CDS encoding aminodeoxychorismate synthase component I has protein sequence MNIEFASKLNHFGKTREPFFFVIDYAAKHFYASALASLEKGILYRIETQTNAMENVIKKPFSWQKNLPSKEHYLSQIASVIEEIKSGNTYMLNLTSPTKVTLNCSLENLFYSANAPFKLCFKEEFVCFSPERFVKIEANQISTYPMKGTIDASIPHAEKMILDDEKEKAEHVMVVDLLRNDLSMVAREVRVEKFRYVEKIQAGTKELLQISSKITGKLEENWHEHVGDIIAKLLPAGSISGTPKRKSVEIIERVENYDRGYFTGIFGIYDGYSLDSAVMIRFLEKTENGYVFKSGGGITLLSDALKEYDELCDKVYIPVF, from the coding sequence TTGAACATTGAGTTTGCTTCTAAACTCAATCATTTTGGTAAAACCCGAGAGCCTTTTTTCTTTGTTATCGATTATGCAGCAAAACATTTTTATGCTTCTGCACTCGCATCTTTAGAAAAAGGTATTTTATACCGCATAGAAACTCAAACCAATGCCATGGAAAATGTTATCAAAAAACCGTTTTCATGGCAAAAAAATTTACCTTCAAAAGAGCACTATCTTTCTCAAATAGCATCTGTGATTGAAGAGATTAAATCGGGCAATACCTATATGCTCAATCTTACATCTCCTACAAAAGTTACGCTTAATTGCAGCCTTGAAAATCTTTTTTATAGTGCAAATGCCCCTTTTAAACTCTGCTTTAAAGAAGAGTTCGTCTGTTTTTCTCCAGAGCGTTTTGTAAAGATTGAAGCCAATCAGATTAGCACGTACCCTATGAAAGGCACGATTGATGCGAGTATTCCTCATGCGGAAAAAATGATTTTAGATGATGAGAAAGAAAAAGCCGAACATGTGATGGTGGTTGATCTTTTGCGTAATGACCTCTCCATGGTTGCTCGTGAAGTACGGGTTGAGAAATTTCGTTATGTTGAAAAAATTCAAGCAGGCACGAAAGAGCTTTTACAAATAAGCTCTAAAATCACTGGAAAACTAGAGGAAAATTGGCATGAACATGTGGGCGATATAATCGCAAAACTCCTTCCTGCAGGCTCTATTAGTGGCACGCCTAAACGGAAGAGTGTGGAGATTATAGAGCGAGTTGAAAATTACGATAGGGGCTATTTCACGGGCATTTTTGGCATATATGATGGATATAGCCTTGATAGTGCTGTCATGATTCGTTTTTTAGAAAAAACAGAAAATGGCTATGTCTTTAAAAGTGGTGGAGGTATAACGCTCTTAAGCGATGCACTAAAGGAGTACGATGAGCTGTGTGATAAAGTCTATATCCCCGTGTTTTGA
- a CDS encoding aspartate carbamoyltransferase catalytic subunit, with the protein MNHLINTRDFSLEEIEQLYKRATEFLDEKPREILKNKTVITIFFENSTRTRSSFEIAAKRLGAMVVSLDVSRSSSSKGETLFDTAANLDAMGPDAIVVRHKSSGVPHILANYVNCPIVNGGDGAHAHPTQALLDLFTMRRHFGDVRGKKVAIVGDIKNSRVANSNIELLGRVGVEVILVGPPHFLPQTDLRVHHRIEEVIDEVDVIMSLRAQTERHANQIYASLKDYGTDFCITSKLMGNRDIIILHPGPVHRNVDVDDFMMKDPRSKILEQVKNGVAVRMAVLEKLIEH; encoded by the coding sequence GTGAACCATTTGATTAATACACGGGATTTTTCGTTGGAAGAGATTGAGCAGTTGTACAAAAGAGCAACAGAGTTTTTAGATGAAAAACCACGAGAAATTTTGAAAAATAAAACGGTCATCACCATCTTTTTTGAGAATTCAACCCGAACACGCAGTAGTTTTGAGATTGCCGCAAAACGTCTTGGAGCAATGGTTGTGAGCCTTGATGTTTCTCGTAGCTCATCGAGTAAAGGCGAAACGTTGTTTGATACAGCAGCAAATCTTGATGCAATGGGACCTGATGCCATTGTTGTTCGTCACAAAAGCTCAGGTGTTCCGCATATCTTAGCAAACTATGTCAATTGTCCGATTGTCAATGGTGGAGATGGTGCTCACGCGCACCCAACGCAAGCACTCTTAGATCTTTTTACAATGAGACGCCATTTTGGAGATGTTCGCGGTAAAAAAGTAGCCATTGTTGGTGATATCAAAAATTCACGTGTTGCGAACAGCAATATTGAACTTTTAGGACGCGTTGGTGTTGAAGTCATTTTGGTTGGACCTCCGCATTTCTTACCTCAAACGGATCTTCGTGTCCATCACCGTATAGAAGAGGTCATTGATGAGGTTGATGTCATTATGAGTTTACGTGCTCAAACAGAGCGCCATGCCAATCAGATCTATGCATCACTGAAAGATTATGGAACTGATTTTTGTATTACCTCTAAACTCATGGGTAATCGTGACATTATCATTCTTCATCCAGGTCCAGTACACCGAAATGTGGATGTGGATGATTTTATGATGAAAGATCCACGTTCAAAAATTTTAGAACAAGTTAAAAATGGTGTAGCCGTGAGAATGGCTGTGTTGGAGAAGTTGATTGAACATTGA
- a CDS encoding glycine zipper 2TM domain-containing protein, with protein MKKIFCAPLLLFGSLLYAETISFTEEVRVITSKPEYRMVTTRTPFQECWDEQIEVHYAPPPPHNDGSGVVGGVIGGVAGGVLGHQIGGGSGKTAATVGGAIVGTLVGKNLAEQNSYSPPPPPMYRTERRCTTRYEEKSAEKFMGYRNTANYKGQSIVKYSDQPLEFIHVNVTASY; from the coding sequence ATGAAAAAAATCTTTTGTGCACCGCTTCTACTTTTTGGTTCTCTCCTTTATGCAGAGACCATCAGTTTTACAGAAGAGGTACGCGTTATTACCAGTAAACCTGAATATCGTATGGTCACAACTCGTACGCCCTTTCAAGAGTGTTGGGACGAGCAAATCGAAGTACATTATGCTCCACCACCACCCCATAATGATGGCAGTGGCGTCGTAGGTGGTGTTATTGGCGGTGTCGCGGGTGGTGTGTTAGGACATCAAATTGGCGGTGGTAGTGGTAAAACTGCAGCAACCGTTGGCGGCGCTATTGTGGGTACATTAGTCGGAAAAAATTTGGCTGAGCAAAACAGTTATTCTCCGCCCCCTCCTCCAATGTATCGAACAGAGAGACGTTGTACGACACGTTACGAAGAGAAAAGTGCGGAGAAATTTATGGGGTATCGCAACACGGCTAACTATAAAGGACAGAGCATCGTCAAATACTCTGATCAACCTTTAGAGTTTATCCACGTTAATGTCACGGCAAGCTACTAA
- the bioD gene encoding dethiobiotin synthase, with translation MKKYPPIFITATNTNIGKTYTTLKLLESLSAKGLKVGVMKPIETGVVKEPLDATLLFETAKRLNPALEVLKMRDITPYQFELPAAPFVAKGRKKISLELLESAYAKIEALCDIVLIEGAGGLLVPIEEDLYMYDFIRLFHAKTLLVGHDQLGCINDVLLNLHLLDSLGVDDYEWCINFRGDRASFDEITLPFFKKLFGRVLSLQENMNEILESLVACRDINVDKL, from the coding sequence ATGAAAAAATATCCTCCTATTTTTATTACTGCGACCAATACGAATATTGGTAAAACCTATACAACACTCAAGCTCCTTGAATCTCTTTCTGCAAAGGGATTGAAAGTAGGTGTTATGAAACCCATCGAAACAGGTGTCGTGAAAGAACCACTCGATGCAACACTGCTTTTTGAGACAGCCAAACGACTCAATCCTGCACTTGAAGTGCTAAAAATGAGAGATATCACGCCGTATCAGTTTGAACTTCCTGCGGCTCCTTTTGTTGCGAAAGGACGCAAAAAAATCAGTTTGGAGTTATTGGAAAGTGCCTATGCTAAAATTGAGGCTTTGTGCGATATCGTCTTGATTGAAGGTGCAGGTGGTCTATTAGTGCCCATCGAAGAAGATTTATACATGTATGATTTTATTCGTCTGTTTCATGCAAAAACGTTGCTTGTGGGACATGATCAATTAGGCTGTATTAATGATGTTTTACTCAACCTGCATTTGCTTGATAGCCTAGGTGTGGATGACTATGAATGGTGTATTAATTTTAGAGGAGATCGTGCTTCTTTTGATGAAATCACTCTGCCATTTTTTAAAAAGTTATTTGGCAGAGTGCTTTCATTGCAAGAAAATATGAATGAAATTTTAGAGAGTTTAGTAGCTTGCCGTGACATTAACGTGGATAAACTCTAA
- a CDS encoding GyrI-like domain-containing protein has translation MRQKQITKNDHLERVNEVLFHIHGDIEKNFSVEELAALVAMSPFHFNRIFKEITKESLHAYIKRVKLEHAANLLLFNPDATITHIMHDVGFVSNASFTQAFKENFGVTPTKWREVDKANENRDYTFAHQPLEVKICSMPSFDVAYVRHKGYDRSIKMAWLKLQEWALRQGIDFSKQSMIGLHHSNPRFVESSQCHYVACLELPSSKKFYRSAEVGVMRIPQTFCAVFSLKGIYGDLRKYMDVIYHEWLPKSDYEKASLPSFALYRKNHFIDADETFDLDFCIPVRFK, from the coding sequence ATGAGACAGAAACAAATTACTAAAAATGATCATCTTGAACGCGTCAATGAAGTACTTTTTCATATACACGGTGATATTGAAAAAAATTTCTCTGTGGAAGAACTTGCCGCGTTAGTAGCGATGTCCCCTTTTCATTTTAATCGCATTTTCAAAGAGATAACCAAAGAGAGTTTGCATGCATATATTAAGCGTGTTAAACTCGAACATGCCGCTAATCTACTTTTATTTAACCCTGATGCAACCATCACGCATATTATGCATGATGTTGGATTTGTTTCAAATGCTTCGTTTACACAAGCGTTTAAAGAAAACTTTGGTGTAACGCCCACAAAATGGCGAGAAGTGGACAAAGCGAATGAAAATAGAGACTATACGTTTGCTCATCAGCCTTTAGAGGTAAAAATATGTTCCATGCCGAGTTTTGACGTAGCATATGTGCGACACAAAGGATATGATAGAAGTATCAAAATGGCGTGGCTAAAGCTTCAAGAGTGGGCATTAAGGCAAGGCATTGATTTTTCAAAGCAGAGCATGATAGGTTTGCATCATAGTAATCCACGTTTTGTGGAGTCATCACAGTGTCATTATGTCGCTTGTTTAGAGCTTCCTTCTTCAAAAAAATTTTACAGAAGTGCAGAAGTAGGGGTTATGCGTATTCCTCAAACGTTTTGCGCTGTTTTTTCTTTAAAAGGTATTTACGGAGATCTACGAAAGTACATGGATGTGATTTACCATGAGTGGTTACCCAAAAGCGATTATGAAAAAGCCTCCTTACCGTCCTTCGCATTGTATAGAAAAAACCATTTTATCGATGCAGATGAGACATTTGATCTAGATTTTTGTATTCCCGTACGATTTAAGTAG
- a CDS encoding PLP-dependent aminotransferase family protein: MQTKFAKRVTTASRSFTRTILDLTAQNSIISFAGGLPDAALFPRENIEKHAKQLFETEDNRLFQYSNASGVEALKVEIAKKYHNTASAEIMLTNGSQQGLDLVCKTFLDEQDYIIVEDPSYLAALGLFHMYNVNVKAAPLNANGVDTVVLEELFRDYSPKFFYTIPIFQNPTGYSYTLETRQEVVRIAKKYNVILLEDSPYEALRYDGVQTTAFADLLPELTIALGTFSKTLAPDFRIGWMKAPKEIISALTLSKESTDLQNSKFFQHICARMMQNGELQEHTKKLIEYYRPKRDAMVNALHECFKDSIEFVVPEGGMFIWVNFKKCTDSMKLFDIAIKKGVAFVPGSVFFSDKRVSSFGRLNYTNSSLEQIRKGVKKLHEAYVELC, translated from the coding sequence ATGCAAACCAAATTTGCAAAACGTGTTACCACAGCATCACGTTCATTTACGCGCACCATTTTAGATTTAACGGCACAAAACTCTATTATCTCTTTTGCAGGTGGACTTCCTGACGCTGCACTTTTTCCAAGAGAGAACATTGAAAAACATGCAAAACAACTCTTCGAGACAGAAGACAATCGATTATTCCAATACAGCAATGCTTCTGGTGTTGAAGCACTCAAAGTCGAAATTGCTAAAAAATATCACAATACGGCATCCGCAGAAATTATGTTAACAAATGGTTCTCAACAAGGCCTTGATCTTGTATGTAAAACATTCTTAGATGAGCAAGATTACATTATCGTTGAAGATCCAAGTTATTTAGCAGCCCTTGGACTTTTTCATATGTATAACGTTAACGTGAAAGCCGCTCCACTCAACGCAAATGGTGTTGATACTGTCGTTTTAGAAGAGCTTTTCCGTGACTATTCGCCAAAATTTTTCTATACTATTCCTATTTTTCAAAATCCAACAGGGTACTCATACACACTAGAAACACGTCAAGAAGTGGTACGAATCGCTAAAAAGTATAACGTTATTCTCTTGGAAGACAGCCCCTATGAAGCCCTTCGTTACGATGGTGTACAAACCACTGCATTTGCAGATTTACTCCCAGAACTCACCATTGCACTTGGAACATTTTCAAAAACACTTGCTCCTGATTTTCGTATCGGGTGGATGAAAGCACCTAAAGAAATCATCAGTGCACTCACACTTTCAAAAGAGAGTACAGATTTGCAAAACTCAAAATTTTTCCAGCATATCTGCGCACGTATGATGCAAAATGGAGAACTTCAAGAGCATACCAAAAAACTTATCGAATACTATCGCCCAAAACGTGATGCCATGGTGAATGCGTTACATGAATGTTTCAAAGATAGCATTGAGTTTGTCGTCCCAGAGGGCGGTATGTTTATTTGGGTTAACTTTAAAAAATGTACTGACAGCATGAAACTCTTCGATATTGCTATCAAAAAAGGTGTTGCATTTGTACCAGGTAGTGTTTTCTTTTCTGACAAACGTGTAAGTTCTTTTGGACGTTTAAACTACACTAATTCAAGTTTAGAGCAAATTAGAAAAGGTGTAAAGAAGCTTCATGAAGCCTATGTAGAGCTTTGTTAA
- a CDS encoding DUF89 domain-containing protein, which translates to MKLQEHCLTCIYDQTKRVCELLNVDEQQAQKIDCLAHTKIATFDMNQTPPHNAAPLYEAMAEVLGVHDLYAQFKADSSEKAKAFLPLCEQKIKQSSHKLFEATKTAVAGNVIDLAAVMLYDLEEELEKIYHTPFAIDDFALLEQQLAHTQTLVYLADNAGEEIFDKLYIQTIKELFPKINVYYFVRGRPIINDLTCQDALASGMNDVATIVDSGVPTPGLAMELMNENARVLFEKAECIISKGMGNYECLGEVAGLPIFFLFKVKCNVVAQAVGAQLGNIICKRGI; encoded by the coding sequence ATGAAATTACAAGAACACTGTTTAACCTGTATTTACGATCAAACAAAACGTGTCTGTGAACTTTTAAATGTAGATGAACAACAAGCACAAAAGATTGATTGTTTAGCACATACAAAGATCGCGACGTTTGATATGAATCAAACACCACCTCACAATGCTGCACCACTTTACGAAGCAATGGCAGAGGTTTTAGGTGTTCATGATTTGTATGCACAGTTCAAAGCGGACTCTTCAGAAAAAGCAAAAGCGTTTCTACCTTTATGTGAGCAAAAAATTAAACAAAGTTCTCATAAGCTTTTTGAAGCGACCAAAACAGCAGTCGCAGGTAACGTAATTGATCTTGCTGCAGTTATGCTGTATGATCTTGAAGAAGAATTAGAGAAGATCTATCATACGCCATTTGCTATTGACGATTTTGCATTACTTGAGCAACAATTAGCTCATACCCAAACACTTGTTTATTTAGCTGATAATGCGGGTGAAGAGATTTTTGATAAGCTCTACATTCAAACGATAAAAGAGCTTTTCCCAAAAATTAATGTCTATTATTTTGTTCGAGGGCGACCAATCATTAATGACTTAACGTGCCAAGATGCTTTAGCGTCTGGAATGAATGACGTTGCTACCATCGTAGATAGTGGTGTTCCAACTCCAGGGCTTGCTATGGAGCTTATGAATGAGAATGCACGAGTTTTGTTTGAAAAAGCAGAGTGTATTATCTCCAAAGGTATGGGCAACTATGAGTGCTTAGGTGAGGTTGCAGGCTTGCCTATCTTCTTTTTATTTAAAGTAAAATGCAATGTTGTTGCCCAAGCTGTGGGTGCACAGCTTGGTAATATCATCTGTAAGCGTGGAATTTAA
- the rplS gene encoding 50S ribosomal protein L19, producing the protein MRNKYIEAFEAGQIAEKNVPDFRAGDTVRVAVKIVEGDKQRVQNFEGICIARRGSGVGETFMVRKIGANSVGVERIFPIYSDSIEEIVVVRRGQVRRSKLFYLRDRRGKAAKIRELRK; encoded by the coding sequence ATGAGAAATAAATATATTGAAGCTTTTGAAGCAGGACAGATTGCTGAGAAGAATGTTCCTGATTTTAGAGCAGGTGACACAGTAAGAGTTGCCGTTAAAATTGTTGAAGGCGATAAACAACGTGTTCAAAATTTTGAAGGTATTTGTATTGCAAGAAGAGGTTCTGGCGTAGGCGAGACCTTTATGGTTAGAAAAATCGGTGCAAACAGTGTTGGTGTTGAGAGAATTTTCCCAATTTATTCTGACAGTATCGAAGAGATCGTTGTTGTAAGACGCGGTCAAGTTAGACGTTCTAAACTCTTTTATCTTAGAGATAGACGTGGTAAAGCTGCAAAAATTAGAGAACTTAGAAAATAA
- the trmD gene encoding tRNA (guanosine(37)-N1)-methyltransferase TrmD, which translates to MHFTYVTLFEGLITSYFEDSILKRAIAKELLHVDFANPRDFTNNKHGKVDDYQASGGAGLVLFPQPLFDLLRHIKQASLDAYIVFPTPSGKLFTQNDAKRLASKKHIVFVSGRYEGIDERVIETFADELFCIGDYVLTGGELPSLVMSDAISRNIKGVLGNEDSLSMESFESPLLEAPCFSKPPIYENKSVPSEFLKGNHAKITSLKNKMSESKTKYFRPDLFSRFSVKH; encoded by the coding sequence ATGCATTTTACCTATGTAACACTTTTTGAAGGATTGATTACTTCATACTTTGAAGACTCAATCTTAAAACGTGCCATTGCAAAAGAGCTTTTGCATGTTGATTTTGCAAATCCACGCGATTTTACAAACAATAAGCATGGCAAAGTGGACGATTATCAAGCGAGTGGCGGAGCAGGACTTGTCCTATTCCCTCAACCTTTGTTTGATCTTTTACGACATATCAAGCAAGCGTCTTTAGATGCGTATATCGTTTTTCCAACTCCATCAGGAAAACTTTTTACGCAAAATGATGCAAAACGATTAGCCTCTAAGAAGCATATCGTTTTTGTCAGTGGACGTTATGAGGGAATTGATGAGCGAGTTATTGAAACATTTGCCGATGAGCTTTTTTGCATAGGAGACTATGTTTTAACAGGCGGGGAACTTCCAAGCCTTGTGATGAGTGATGCGATCAGTCGTAACATAAAAGGCGTTCTTGGTAATGAAGATTCTTTGAGCATGGAAAGTTTTGAGAGCCCTCTTTTAGAGGCTCCATGTTTCTCAAAACCACCAATTTATGAAAATAAATCAGTGCCCTCAGAGTTTTTAAAGGGAAACCACGCTAAAATCACAAGCTTAAAAAATAAAATGTCTGAATCTAAGACCAAATATTTCAGACCAGATCTGTTTTCTCGCTTTAGCGTGAAGCATTAG
- the rimM gene encoding ribosome maturation factor RimM (Essential for efficient processing of 16S rRNA) yields MNNQSSLIEVAQIGRLVGLKGELKLHLQCDFPEQFKKGKKFTTQKGEILEVFSYNQTRELISFVGYQDRELAAKLVNTFLFTTQENSVNECALKEGEFFWFDLIDACVIDEDGTLLGKVDEIERIAATDYLVIKTDDTLIKKGMAKSFYLPYIERYIITFDKIKKEVLSKDGLGILENS; encoded by the coding sequence ATGAATAATCAATCTTCACTCATTGAAGTCGCTCAAATTGGGCGACTTGTGGGCTTAAAAGGTGAGTTGAAACTTCACCTTCAGTGTGATTTTCCTGAGCAATTTAAAAAAGGCAAAAAGTTTACCACTCAAAAAGGTGAGATACTTGAAGTCTTTTCATATAATCAAACACGTGAACTTATCTCGTTTGTTGGATATCAAGACAGAGAATTGGCTGCTAAATTGGTCAATACCTTTTTGTTTACAACACAAGAAAATTCAGTCAATGAATGTGCCTTAAAAGAGGGTGAATTCTTTTGGTTTGATTTGATTGATGCATGTGTGATTGACGAAGATGGCACATTGTTGGGAAAAGTTGACGAGATAGAGCGTATTGCAGCAACGGATTATTTGGTTATCAAAACCGATGATACTTTGATCAAAAAAGGAATGGCAAAGTCTTTTTATTTGCCATATATTGAGCGTTATATCATTACATTTGATAAAATCAAAAAAGAGGTACTAAGCAAAGATGGTTTAGGAATTCTGGAGAACTCCTAA
- a CDS encoding KH domain-containing protein: MIDKFLEEFAKLLVDNPAGVRVERSDVDGTFCEVVIYADKIDTGKLIGKDGKMINSLKTLISGCKAKDGKSYRVTVKANDE; the protein is encoded by the coding sequence ATGATTGACAAATTCCTCGAAGAGTTTGCCAAACTTTTGGTAGACAATCCAGCGGGTGTACGTGTTGAGCGAAGTGATGTTGATGGAACATTTTGCGAAGTTGTCATCTATGCGGATAAAATTGATACTGGTAAATTGATTGGCAAAGATGGCAAAATGATCAATTCACTCAAAACGCTTATCTCTGGATGTAAAGCAAAAGACGGTAAATCGTATAGAGTTACGGTCAAAGCTAACGATGAATAA
- the rpsP gene encoding 30S ribosomal protein S16, with protein MATVVRLTRMGRNKTPFYRIVVTDSRKKRDGGSIETIGYYNPLSNPQTVKFDAERLAYWKSVGAKLSDRVAKITGK; from the coding sequence ATGGCAACAGTTGTAAGATTAACAAGAATGGGTAGAAATAAAACTCCATTTTACAGAATTGTCGTAACAGACAGCAGAAAAAAACGTGACGGTGGTTCAATCGAGACTATCGGTTATTATAATCCACTAAGCAATCCTCAAACCGTTAAATTTGATGCAGAGAGACTTGCTTACTGGAAAAGCGTTGGCGCAAAGCTTAGTGACAGGGTTGCAAAAATCACTGGTAAATAA
- the ffh gene encoding signal recognition particle protein codes for MFEVLTDSFRSAINKIRFSDDEKSLKNALENLKKALLKADVHHKIVRDLLRQVEIETKAKGIGQANFLRSLKTNLTTILTVPGRQGFVFASKPPTTVLMVGLQGSGKTTTTVKLANYLKLKQKKVLVVACDLQRLAAVEQLRQLCSANEIDLYSEDANVNPVQIAKNAMKKAKEGLYDVVLIDTAGRLAIDAELMEQLEAIKKEVTPDEIFYVADSMTGQDAVKSAVTFHEKITLSGVILSKFDGDGKGGVALGIAEQTNVPLRFIGVGEKVADLEHFIPDRIVSRLMGEGDLETLAEKTSAIIDEKQAKALTKKIKKGEFNFNDFLDQMEQMKKLGSMKSLIGMIPGLSSVAGKLQDVDMENSVEMKRIKAMIGSMTKKEREDPELLNNSRKRRIAEGSGLSQVEVNRFLKQFGNAAKMAKKFSGKKGMQDLQNMLAQSKHTHLR; via the coding sequence GTGTTTGAGGTATTAACCGATTCATTTCGTTCTGCCATTAATAAAATTCGCTTTAGTGATGATGAAAAGTCATTAAAAAATGCTTTAGAAAATTTAAAAAAAGCACTTTTAAAAGCAGATGTGCATCATAAAATTGTACGTGATTTATTGCGTCAAGTAGAAATTGAAACAAAAGCAAAAGGAATTGGACAAGCCAATTTTTTACGCTCTTTAAAAACTAATTTAACCACAATTTTAACAGTACCTGGACGACAAGGTTTTGTTTTCGCCTCTAAGCCCCCAACAACTGTTTTGATGGTAGGTTTGCAAGGAAGTGGTAAAACAACCACAACAGTAAAATTAGCCAATTATCTCAAATTGAAACAAAAGAAAGTTTTAGTTGTTGCATGTGACCTTCAACGTTTAGCGGCAGTTGAGCAATTACGCCAACTTTGTTCTGCAAATGAAATTGATCTTTACTCAGAAGATGCAAATGTCAATCCTGTGCAAATCGCTAAAAATGCAATGAAAAAAGCAAAAGAAGGTCTTTATGATGTCGTTCTTATCGATACTGCGGGTCGTTTAGCGATTGATGCAGAGTTGATGGAACAACTTGAAGCGATTAAAAAAGAAGTTACACCGGATGAGATTTTTTACGTTGCCGACTCCATGACAGGTCAAGATGCTGTAAAAAGTGCTGTAACGTTCCATGAAAAAATTACGCTTAGCGGTGTCATTTTAAGTAAATTTGATGGTGATGGTAAGGGTGGTGTTGCTCTTGGCATTGCTGAGCAAACTAATGTACCACTTCGTTTTATCGGTGTGGGTGAAAAAGTTGCAGATTTAGAACATTTTATTCCTGATCGTATTGTAAGTCGTTTGATGGGCGAGGGTGACCTTGAAACCTTGGCTGAAAAAACAAGTGCGATTATTGATGAGAAACAAGCAAAAGCATTGACTAAAAAGATCAAAAAAGGTGAATTCAACTTTAATGACTTTTTAGATCAAATGGAACAAATGAAAAAGCTTGGTAGTATGAAATCATTGATTGGTATGATCCCGGGTCTTTCATCAGTCGCTGGAAAACTTCAAGATGTTGATATGGAAAATTCTGTTGAGATGAAACGCATCAAGGCTATGATTGGTTCTATGACAAAAAAAGAGCGTGAAGATCCAGAGTTACTCAATAACAGTCGTAAAAGAAGAATTGCAGAAGGTTCTGGACTTTCTCAAGTAGAAGTCAATCGTTTCTTAAAGCAATTTGGCAATGCCGCAAAAATGGCGAAGAAGTTCTCAGGTAAAAAAGGAATGCAAGATCTTCAAAATATGCTTGCACAAAGTAAACACACACACCTTCGTTAA